From Fusarium oxysporum f. sp. lycopersici 4287 chromosome 10, whole genome shotgun sequence:
TTGGCTTCTGAGCAGTTACAAAGCAAGATATTGCAAGCACAGGAGATGAAGACCTACTTGGAGAGTCGATTGGACGTTTCAAAATCTCAAACTGATCTTCAGTTAGAATCGCGGGATCCTGTAGATGAAAATTCTGGCATTTGGATATTTTCCAATCCAGTTTTCAAAGGCTGGGAGGGAGAAAAGTCTGCAGAGAATAGGGTCTTGTTCCTCAATGGCTCTCCCGGTTCCGGTAAGTCATCTACTTATTTGCAATTCTGGGATTGTCTGTAGACTGACCCATCGATATAAAGGGAAGTCCACCCTAGCAAAGACAATAATTCGTCAtcaaaagaaaaaagaagcttctgcAGCTCCCAGGCGGAGTTTCCTGGCttatttcttcttcaagcacaaTGCCACGGACCGGAGAACGGCTCGGTCCATGCTCCAACACGTCATCATGCAACTGGTCAATGCAGATGAAACTATAATGAGGTTGGCTCATGAAAGGTTATCCACCAAGGAAGTTACCGAACTTGCCGACCTTAAAGAACTGGCAAGTAATTGCTTTACAGCTCGGCCAAATGCAACGCTTGTTCTTGACGGACTGGATGAGGCGACGGGCAACGAGCAAGAAATCTCTATCAAGTGGTGTCTGGATAAGCTTCTTCCAGCCGCGGCAACCTGTGGCTGCCACCTCAAAATACTGATTTGTGGACAGAGAGACGGAAGACTCGATTGTATACTTTCGTCTTATCCTCAAATCCGACTCGACCTAGTAGATGCTCATCAAAAGGATATCGAGCAATTCACGAAAGACCAAGCTGCCAATATAGGGGCTAGATTTCGGTTAGCACggcaggaagaagaaaacctGATCTCCAAAGTATCGAGTGCATCTCAAGGTACGGATAATAAGCAAGTTACGGTTAATGAAGGCTAACCCGTCCAGGGATGTTTCTATATGCAAGAGTAGTGCTTGATAACCTTGCAGCCATGGACTCGAAACGAGACTTTAAAGACGAACTAGAAAACGATTCTTTCCCGAAAGATTTGGATCAGGCGTAAGCAAGGGAAAGACATCAGAGATTGGGTGAGGCTGCTAACACAGTTAGTTATGACCGTATCACTCAACGTATTCTGCAAAACAATCGGCCCTCGCGTGACACAAGCGTGAAGAGAATCCTTGGCTGGATTGTTTGTGCCGCAAGGCCTCTCCGATGGCGAGAAATACAGTCCAGATTCTGTATCGACGCAGATAAGCAGATATGTGACATTGAAAACGCCCGTCTAGATAGCTGCAAAGCTATATGCAGCTCTTTTGTTGACGTCACGGAGTGCGATTTGTTTCCCAACATTGAATCTGAGCAGGTCGTCAGCATGGTTCATGAAACAGCAACCAAGTAAGACCACGGACTGTCCTCGATGCATGAATATGAGCTAACATGGAAATAGATATCTTGTTCTCAACGGCACCGTTAACCTCCTACAGGAGCATATCGACATGGCACTCTTTTGTTGCCGTTACTTATCCTCTCATTCTTTTACTATGTCCAGGAGCCAAAACATCACTGATGAGATCCGTTCTGGATATTTTAGTTTCTTGGACTATGCGGCTGCTCATTATGCACTCCACATAGAGAAGGTAGAGGCTTCAACAGACTCGGCCTTGACGTTGGAGGCTGTCAAACAAGCCGCAGCTGATCTGGCAAAGGCCAACTGCAGACAGACTTCAGTCCAAACAGAAGAGAGTCATGAGACTACTCAAGACGGGAACTTGGCCATTCAAGATAATGTCCTTGTTGTACGAAGTTTGATAGGCCTGCAAAGAAAAAAAACGGAAACCGCTATTTTCGACGCAACCGAGGGGCCAATCAGGCATAAGTGTCATAGGATTCAATGCTCGAAGGTTCAGATGGCTACAGACGGTGATCTACACAGCTTGCGAAAAACATCCATTCCAGAACTTCTCGGTGTCCTCATAGTGATTGTTTTGCGAATACAATTGGTTACGCTTCTCAAAGGCGGCTGGAAAGCCATAACGAGGCCTTTCACCACACTACAACTGGAGCCAAAGTTACCTTTCCTACTGGATCTAAGACTGGCGAATGGGACCTTTATGAAGCTTGCAAAGCTGGTGACCTTGGCGAAGTTAAGAGATTTCACCGTGGGGGAGAAGATCTCAAGAGTGCTGGCGCAAAAGCTGTCACGCCCCTGtgtgctgctgctgaggctggaCATGGCCATGTTTGCAAGTACCTCGTCGATAACGGAGTTGACCCTTTTCGTAATAAACGTGATGCAAGATCCTCACGGAATCCAATCACTGGAGTGATCAACGGGTCGCATCTGGAGATCTTGGAATTATTTCTGCACAGCGGCAATGGCCCGGACGATTCCCAGCTGGCAGAAAATATTGCCCGGGCGATACACGCGGACCGCCCAGCCGCATTGAACATGCTTCTGACCCTAAGACAGCCAATAGACCATGCGGACGTGATCAAGCTGGTTCCATTGGAAATAATATCCCAGACCGGCTGGAGATTAGTCCGAAGAGGCTCTCACTCAATAGACGCCACGCTGATACATGCCTGGTTCCAATATGTCAAACCAGAGTTTTACAATGAGAAAGGGGTATTCATTGCACAGTCCGACTGTGCGGAGTACAAGATCTGGGGAGACATAATTTTTCGACAACTCGATTCCTTCCACAGGGCGCTTCGTTGTGGATGCTACTCTCTTGCCACATTCCTAATGGATATCGGGAATGATGAGTATCTCCAAATTAAAATTGAGAATGGGGATACACCATTACATTGTTGCATAAGAAGACTGTGCGAAGGGGACTGCAGTGACTGTATGTCCATGGTTCGGCGCCTTCTTCAATACGACGGTGGTAAATTTGCCAATATTACGGACAGTGATGGCAGTCTACCGGCACATACAGCATTGAGTGGCTGTGCCCCGCAACCTGTTTTGCGAGCTGTTCTTGACAATGCAAGAGATATTAACCACAGAGACAATTCAGGTCAAAGTCCGTTACACAAGGCCTGGTCCGCTCGATTGATTGGCGTGCTACTGGAGAATAAGTCTGTTGATCTCTCCAGTCGAAACAACAGAGGGCAAACCGTATTTTCAGCATTCCTCAATGACGGGCACGTTGTTGATGTAGATGCGTTCGAGTATCTCTTTGAAGCAGACCCAAGACTTGCATGGACACCAGACGAATCTAAAGAGGGATTCACGCCACTTCATCACGCAATGAAACTTCTAGAAAGCCAAAAGCTTGTCCCTTACTATCATCAAAAAAGAATCCAAAGAGTGGTCAAGTTCTTACTTACATGTTCTGAAGCGAAACGAGTCCTGATGGCATACGAAGCCAGGTCAACTGAGGCCGATCGAAAAAAGGTGCGAGACTTTGCACGGAAAGAAATGCTACAAGAAGCATTAGATATCATGGATTCAATTTTGTTTGATGTTGTAGCCTAGACACAACACATAGGTACGTATAAACCAAAAAGTTGCTTTTGGACACACATACCGTGACAATGTCCATTAGTTTATCATGGACACTTCATTGTAGGATGCAATTGGAATTCACACTTTACATATTGGTTCCACCTCATTCAAATCGCAATTGGCGCACTGCCTGCATATATCAGGACCAGTGAAATGACTGTTAGAGTATAAGTCACTGTTTGTCTTGATGAGAGAAATTTGAGTTCGCTCCGTTGGTGGATGCTTGACAACGTGACGAGTCCAGCCTTAAGTCAGATTGGGCATCGCGGGTTCGATGCAATATTGAGTGAGCCTGGGGCTCCCCAAGAAAATTGGAGAACTGCACCTCATTAGCCGTTGATGCTGATAGTGCCCCTACTAGTTCAAGCGAGAGTCTGGGGGATGTAGTCCTATGCGAACCAATTGGGATCGATTCTTCACAGCTTCAGCACTCAGCTGGTAACCAATCACTTACTCATCAGAACATCCTGCCATGCTACCCTCGAGCTCAGGGAAGTAATATCACAATTCGACTGAAGCCCACCTTTATCATTCCCAACTTACATGTCAGAGCAGATTCCTGCATCGAAATCACGGCTAATGGTAACGAGTCCACATATTGCATTTCCAGTGGCGACCTATCGATACCATTTTGTAAGGCTAAGGCTACAGTCAATACCAAACGTATGGTGTGTCTGCTTCTTACGGAAGCTATCTGTCAGCGCTGGGCTTGTATCTAATGTAGCTAGCATGTCGAAGATCTTACAGTAAGAGTACTTTCACCACGCACATTCTCTTTTCTAGTCTCAAGATCTAGAGCTAATCGTCTGATTCCACCAAACCTACCCACATTATGCAGACATGCGTTCTTCTTCATGCTGGGACTGGCAACTTGTCTTCGCCACAAAACCTCGTCAACGAGGCTAGCTCCAATCTTGAGGATGACCCAATGCGCCGGTATAAGAGGCACGACGGACTCGACGTTATCATACTCTCTACAACTGTCACTTATGCGGCACTGGCAACTgtataaaaaaaataagtGATCTCGGGAAAGGAGATAGTAGTAACTCTTTATCACGAGTGTCGTCCCTTGGGTAATCTTTAATCGCCTCACAACTTGAATACAGACTGAGGCGATCATCCGTCACTGTCCACCTAAATCTACAAATACCCCATGTCTTGGAAGTGGAGTTTCTCCAAAGTATGCCAGACTGAGATCCGTACCAGTAGTGTCGCGTCTCGATGGATACGACTAAACGAGCATATTGCTTGGGGCAGCTTACCTTGTGGCCTGTGCCGAGAATCCGTAATCAGGAGTCATGTTTCTCTGGTGGCTTGCGTAGATCGGCGTCTGGATTCGTCGCAAATGCCTGGAGATGAGCATCGAGATACATGATGGCGAATCATAATTTGTTCTGTTACATATCGTGTCATAACGTAGAGGTTAAGTCCAAGATATATCCGGCGGCTTTATGATTCCAGTTCCCCTCTCATATGGATTGTCTCGGGTCAATTGGCAACATTCCTGTGATGTCTCATTGCAGCAGCAGTCCATCTCGAACGCAACCTAACCTAGACCTCAGATACGACTTCAGATGACAGCTTAAAGAGGAGACCTCAACTAATGCAACAAAAACCACGTGGAATCCGAATTTGACGGATGCAAGTCTGAGGCAATCCAGCCCAGACATCCATCACCAACTGGTTTCAGCCTTTATTCTGCATCTCAGCTTGTCACTTGCGCTTTCACATAAGCCAGGATACTTTACCCGGGCCGTTGGGACTCAAACTTAACGCCCCTATAGGAATTAAACCATATAATTAACTCTAAATCACTACTTTAAAAAATCTACACGCGCAAATCAGGAAGTGTCATCTGGAAATAAATGCGCCAAAGCTACCCTGCATTTGCCTGATTGCCCCCAGGGcgcaagaaaacctctgacACTGAATCAAGGTGCCAAAAAGGCTTAGTCTAAGGTCTACTAAATAAACACTAAATTATGCCTAAGTTTACCTAAGactttttgtcacttaggatagatGTCCTAAGTTTTATTGCATCCCCTCGATTGCTTCTCGAAGGATCAACGGCAAGGAATGCCGCTCTTGGCACGCACCGGGAGTGTGACCCGATAGGTGCATTAATTCCACGCTAGCAGAAGCGCGTCAAGAATCAATTGGCGCGCCTGTGCGGGAAGTGCGACTGTTACAGGTTATGCTTCTGGACTTTTCGTATGGCCCACGTGAGATTCGCAGGGGACGGAGATGGGAGATGGGGTAGCATAGGGAGAGAGGAGCAGGGATGTGAGCTTGCAGCCCTCCAATTTCTCGTCTTTTTGTGGTACGTTTAGCCGGGTCTTTGGTGATTCGCTCGCATGTTGGGTTCCCCAGCTTCTCCAGTGCTCTAGATGAATAACCGTATACACTGGAGAATCAAGACCCGCCTTTCCCCAGACAGAAATACaagcttctttctttcttcttttcttttcgttCTTGACGGCTAGTCTGGATATTCGGTACATAGACTCCCGGATCGGCATGTTTCGTGAGAGGCTCACCTCGGCTCGGTAGTAAATACCACGAGGCTCGTGAGTCAAGCGTGGAGATGTTTGGAGTAAAACGGGGAAATTAAGACCGATGCAGGATGCAACCTTGTCCCATCCTGGCATGACCCCGAACTCCTCCCGCCGGAGTCGCGCCGTAGTGGTGTCTTGATCCGGGGTAGTCTGCGGGGTTTCTCGCGGGGAACTCCTCGTTCATAGGTCGTCCTTGCAATGCTGTTGGTCTCCAATCTCTCTCGCCATTCGTGCGTCTAATGCCCGAGGGAACCATACCCCAGATGCCTAAAATCACATACCCCATACCCCGGTCCATAGACGCACGCTACGTATCATCGCCGAAAGCCTTGCTTTGCCAATTCTCCCGGTTGCTTTTAGCTCAAAGGTACTTTTTGATGCTACGACTCCATATTATACCTTACCCTGCTAGGTTAGGGACAGGGATCCATACGATCGGCATGTTCCTAACGCGACGTTTCAATTTTCTTATAAATGTCAACGCTCGGCACCGTTGCATTTTCTTATGCTCTCCTTTCTCGACTCATCCTCAATCATTGTTGATCTTCAATAACAACACGTCAACATGAGCAACGACGATAACAAGGGCGTTGGCGGCATCTCAGAGGTCAAGGGCGATGGGGCCCATATCGACCATGCCTACGATGTCGAGgcaaagaaggagatggccgCTGATATGCAGGGCGCCATTGACGCCGAGAACGCGGAGCATAACATGACCGTTCTCGAGGCCGTCAGAGCTTATCCCGCTGCTTCTCTCTGGGCCTTCAACATGTCTTGCACAATTGTACGCAGTGCCGCCCCCAAATTTTGTTTCTGTTACCCCTCACCGGTGAATTGTGGCTAATATGAGTGGCTGTAGATCATGGAGGCTTACTGTGTTTTCCTCATCGGTAACTTCATCGCCCTCCCCGCTTTCGCCGACAGATACGGTATCTGGAGTGACACCAAGGGCAAATATGTCATTGAGACAAAGTGGCAATCTGCTCTTCAAGTCGGTGGCCCCATTGGCGCCATCATCGGTGTCACCATCGCCGGTCCCATCACCAGCCGTATCGGATACCGATGGGCTACTATCAGCGGTCTCATGCTCCTCAacgccttcatcttcatcttctacTTTGCCGACTCTCTGCCCGTCATGCTTGTCGCTCAGCTCCTTGAGGGTATCCCTTGGGGTATTTTCATCGCCAACTCTCCTGCTTACTGTTCCGAGATCGTGCCTCTCCAGCTTCGTGCGCCTGCTACGCAGATGCTTCAGATGTTCTGGGCCATTGGTGCGATTATCGTCGGTGCTGTTGCTTATCGCTACAATGATCTTCACGAGCAGGCTGCATTCCGGTATGTTCATTCAattctcatcaccaatcTCTCAGATTGCTAACAAAATCTCAGTGTGCCTATCGCTCTTCAGTGGATGTTCCCCACTCCcctcgccatcctcatcttcctctccccCGAGTCTCCCTGGTGGCTCGTCCGAAAGGGTCGTCTTGAAGAGGCTGCCAAGGCCGTTCGACGTCTCGGACGTTCTACCCACGTCGACAACGCTCAGGAAGCCATTGCCATGATGAGGCGTACCATTGATCTCGAGAAGACCGTCAAGGAGCCCAGCTTCATTGAGCTGTTCCAGGGCACTGATGCTTACCGTACTGCCATCGTTTGCTGCGTCTACGCCGCTCAGAACCTTACTGGTAACCTGATCGCTAACCAGGCTGTCTACTTCTTTGAGCGTAAGTGAAATCTCGTGTGAGCTTTGAACTGTACTGACTGATTTACAGAGGCCGGTATGCCTAACAAGACCGCCTTCGCTATGGGCCTCATCA
This genomic window contains:
- a CDS encoding MFS transporter, SP family, general alpha glucoside:H+ symporter, with translation MSNDDNKGVGGISEVKGDGAHIDHAYDVEAKKEMAADMQGAIDAENAEHNMTVLEAVRAYPAASLWAFNMSCTIIMEAYCVFLIGNFIALPAFADRYGIWSDTKGKYVIETKWQSALQVGGPIGAIIGVTIAGPITSRIGYRWATISGLMLLNAFIFIFYFADSLPVMLVAQLLEGIPWGIFIANSPAYCSEIVPLQLRAPATQMLQMFWAIGAIIVGAVAYRYNDLHEQAAFRVPIALQWMFPTPLAILIFLSPESPWWLVRKGRLEEAAKAVRRLGRSTHVDNAQEAIAMMRRTIDLEKTVKEPSFIELFQGTDAYRTAIVCCVYAAQNLTGNLIANQAVYFFEQAGMPNKTAFAMGLITSALQTVFVMLSWILTSYFGRRSIYLWGSLGNTVLLVALGIAATVGDVKSTVNSNTQAALGLIVSVLFTLGPAPASWVIIGETSAIRLRPLTTGVGRGCYYLVNIPCIFLSSWMLNPTGANLGGKCGYVWAGTGFVCLVMAYIWLPEMKNRSYREIDILFKRKVQARKWKKTVIDVHDDE